A genomic segment from Streptosporangium roseum DSM 43021 encodes:
- a CDS encoding lysylphosphatidylglycerol synthase transmembrane domain-containing protein, with amino-acid sequence MRSSTGDDSVVLVVEPLLPQRIRRPSDLLRFLATLLGLAAVVLLALVAQKTLNGLESDVIDGTRRAPFLLSGLVGVLSGAAMLGVPAAYAIERVLHRDGLRVAEGLFAAIAGMVLSFALGEWLLNAGPDDLRILLTGDRAGVEPLNTLLTSVIAYVTAVRISRRPTWRAALWSAVALNAIALFAATAATILGIVVSILVGLAVGYATLYGVGSPNTRPPGSAIVAAVAKLGFVPVRARRLDDDHQSSRRYAIGLKDGSRLDVTVLDRDRQVAGLLYRLWRRIRLNSETRRRAIRSLRAELEREALMAYAAQAAGASTPRLVGTSEIGTEAALLAYEHTATRALDDIPDEEIDDNLLAQIWEQVLLLQVQRLAHRRLTGDSIHVDDEGRVILMDARSGEIAAGDLLLRLDIAQLLTYLSLRVGAERAVRAAASVAGPNTLAGALPLLQRIALTRETRAALSKDKELLTAIREQIVELEPKVEVEEVRLERFRPRTLITIIASAFAAYFLVYYITQINLNMISSAKWSWTGVALVASMLSYVAAALMLRGFVPEKLPLGRTVLVQFAGSFVKLVAPAAVSGVAINTRYLQKRGIPPGQAVASVGASQLIGLGFHITLLLLFAYITGSSAATSFTPSRTLVFVVLAVAVLMLVAVTVPRLRRMITSRIRSLFSGVIPRLLDVLQSPRKIIEGFSGTLLLTIFFVLCLDASVRAFGGSLSFAAVAIVFLAGNAIGSAAPTPGGLGAVEAALIGGLTISGLPGEVATSAVLLFRLLTFWLPVLPGWASFTYLQRHEAL; translated from the coding sequence ATGAGGTCGTCGACGGGCGACGATTCCGTCGTGCTCGTCGTCGAGCCACTGCTCCCGCAGCGGATCCGGCGCCCCTCCGACCTTCTGCGCTTCCTGGCCACCCTGCTGGGGCTGGCGGCCGTGGTGCTGCTCGCCCTCGTCGCGCAGAAGACGCTGAACGGCCTCGAAAGCGACGTCATCGACGGCACGAGACGGGCGCCGTTCCTGCTCAGCGGTCTGGTCGGCGTGCTGAGCGGGGCGGCGATGCTGGGCGTCCCCGCCGCCTACGCCATCGAGCGGGTGCTCCACCGCGACGGGCTCCGGGTGGCCGAGGGCCTGTTCGCGGCCATCGCCGGAATGGTGCTGTCCTTCGCGCTCGGCGAGTGGCTGCTCAACGCCGGCCCCGACGACCTGCGGATCCTGCTGACCGGTGACCGTGCCGGGGTCGAACCCCTCAACACGCTGCTCACCTCGGTCATCGCCTACGTCACCGCGGTGCGGATATCCCGCCGCCCCACCTGGCGGGCGGCCCTGTGGAGCGCGGTCGCGCTCAACGCGATCGCCCTCTTCGCCGCCACGGCCGCCACCATCCTCGGCATCGTCGTCTCCATCCTGGTCGGCCTGGCCGTCGGCTACGCCACCCTGTACGGCGTGGGCAGCCCCAACACCCGCCCGCCGGGCAGCGCGATCGTCGCGGCGGTCGCCAAGCTCGGCTTCGTGCCGGTCAGGGCCCGCAGACTCGACGACGACCACCAGAGCAGCCGGCGATACGCCATCGGCCTCAAGGACGGCAGCCGCCTCGACGTCACCGTCCTCGACCGCGACCGCCAGGTCGCCGGACTCCTCTACCGCCTCTGGCGGCGGATCCGGCTCAACTCCGAGACCCGCCGCCGGGCCATCCGCTCCCTCCGCGCCGAGCTGGAGCGCGAAGCCCTGATGGCGTACGCCGCGCAGGCCGCCGGGGCCAGCACGCCCCGGCTCGTCGGCACCAGCGAGATCGGCACCGAGGCCGCGCTGCTCGCCTACGAGCACACCGCCACCCGCGCGCTCGACGACATCCCCGACGAGGAGATCGACGACAACCTGCTCGCCCAGATCTGGGAGCAGGTCCTGCTCCTGCAGGTCCAGCGGCTCGCGCACCGGCGCCTGACCGGCGACAGCATCCACGTCGACGACGAGGGCCGCGTCATCCTCATGGACGCCCGCAGCGGGGAGATCGCCGCCGGCGACCTCCTGCTCCGCCTCGACATCGCCCAGCTGCTCACCTACCTCAGCCTGCGCGTCGGCGCCGAGCGCGCGGTCCGCGCGGCCGCGTCCGTCGCCGGCCCGAACACGCTGGCCGGCGCCCTCCCGCTGCTCCAGCGGATCGCGCTCACCCGCGAGACCAGGGCCGCGCTCAGCAAGGACAAGGAGCTGCTGACCGCGATCCGCGAGCAGATCGTCGAGCTCGAACCCAAAGTCGAGGTCGAGGAGGTCCGCCTGGAGCGCTTCCGCCCGCGGACCCTCATCACCATCATCGCCAGCGCCTTCGCCGCCTACTTCCTGGTCTACTACATCACCCAGATCAACCTGAACATGATCAGCTCGGCCAAGTGGAGCTGGACCGGCGTCGCGCTGGTGGCCTCGATGCTGAGCTACGTCGCGGCCGCGCTGATGCTCAGGGGCTTCGTGCCGGAGAAGCTCCCGCTGGGCCGTACCGTGCTCGTCCAGTTCGCCGGGTCGTTCGTGAAGCTGGTCGCCCCGGCCGCGGTCAGCGGCGTCGCCATCAACACCCGCTACCTGCAGAAGCGCGGCATCCCCCCGGGGCAGGCGGTGGCCAGCGTGGGCGCCTCCCAGCTCATCGGCCTGGGCTTCCACATCACGCTGCTGCTGCTGTTCGCCTACATCACCGGCTCCAGCGCGGCCACCTCGTTCACCCCGTCGCGCACGCTGGTGTTCGTCGTGCTGGCCGTGGCCGTGCTGATGCTGGTCGCCGTGACCGTCCCCCGCCTGCGCCGGATGATCACCTCGCGCATCCGATCGCTGTTCTCCGGGGTCATCCCGCGCCTGCTGGACGTGCTCCAGTCGCCCCGCAAGATCATCGAGGGATTCAGCGGCACCCTGCTGCTGACCATCTTCTTCGTGCTCTGCCTCGACGCCAGCGTCCGCGCCTTCGGCGGCTCCCTCAGCTTCGCCGCCGTCGCCATCGTCTTCCTGGCGGGCAACGCCATCGGCTCCGCCGCCCCCACCCCCGGCGGCCTCGGCGCGGTGGAGGCCGCCCTCATCGGCGGCCTCACCATCTCCGGCCTCCCCGGCGAGGTGGCCACCTCGGCCGTCCTGCTGTTCCGGCTGCTCACCTTCTGGCTGCCGGTCCTGCCCGGTTGGGCCTCGTTCACCTACCTGCAGCGACACGAGGCCCTTTGA
- a CDS encoding M28 family metallopeptidase, whose amino-acid sequence MRVRAHKSLLTAITAASAMVLPVISAAPAAAAPDPKAFSQSVKAPAIKRHVEKLQQIADANGGTRAAGTPGHEASVTYVAGKLRGAGYKVTLQEFEFPFFREVTRTVLNRVSPGAKTYVRNTDFKVMTYSGSGNVTGAVQGVDLVLPPSPEPSSSSGCEASDFAGFTPGNIALVQRGTCNFQVKAELAQAAGASGVILFNEGQAGEGPDDRRILLTGTLGAPTTNIPVVGTSFAVGNELAAAGTTVTLTAATESDPHRKTRNILAESHSGDPDKVVMLGAHLDSVTEGPGINDNGSGSAGILETALKASVLPTRNKLRFAFWGAEELGLLGSRHYVADLSAEERAKIKLYLNFDMIASPNHVFGIYDGDNSDATGAPAGPAGSDKIEKLFESYFTAIGQPYTGTDFTGRSDYGPFIGVGIPSGGLFTGAEGIKTAEEAAKFGGEAGVAYDKCYHQACDTLANVNDKALAVNTGAIATAAFVYAYSRTLPGGAAPVSTQPGTGGGGHDHDHSGVPM is encoded by the coding sequence ATGCGCGTACGCGCTCACAAGAGTCTGCTGACCGCGATCACCGCGGCTTCGGCCATGGTTCTGCCCGTGATCTCCGCCGCCCCGGCCGCCGCCGCCCCCGACCCCAAGGCGTTCAGCCAGTCGGTCAAGGCCCCGGCCATCAAGCGGCACGTGGAGAAGCTCCAGCAGATCGCCGACGCCAACGGAGGCACCCGCGCCGCGGGCACCCCGGGTCACGAGGCCTCGGTCACCTATGTGGCGGGCAAGCTGCGGGGCGCGGGATACAAGGTCACCTTGCAGGAGTTCGAGTTCCCGTTCTTCCGCGAGGTCACCAGGACCGTGCTCAACCGTGTCTCGCCCGGGGCGAAGACCTATGTTCGCAACACGGACTTCAAGGTGATGACGTACTCCGGCTCGGGGAACGTCACCGGCGCCGTGCAGGGGGTGGACCTGGTCCTGCCGCCGAGCCCGGAGCCCAGCTCCAGCTCGGGCTGCGAGGCGAGTGACTTCGCCGGGTTCACCCCCGGCAACATCGCGCTGGTCCAGCGCGGTACCTGCAACTTCCAGGTCAAGGCCGAGCTGGCCCAGGCGGCCGGCGCCTCCGGTGTGATCCTCTTCAACGAGGGGCAGGCGGGTGAGGGCCCCGACGACCGCCGGATCCTGCTGACCGGCACGCTCGGCGCCCCCACCACGAACATCCCGGTCGTCGGCACCAGCTTCGCCGTCGGCAACGAGCTGGCCGCCGCCGGAACGACGGTGACGCTCACCGCCGCCACCGAGAGCGACCCGCACCGCAAGACGCGCAACATCCTGGCCGAGAGCCACTCGGGGGACCCGGACAAGGTCGTCATGCTCGGTGCCCACCTGGACAGCGTCACCGAGGGGCCGGGCATCAACGACAACGGCTCCGGCAGCGCGGGCATCCTGGAGACGGCGTTGAAGGCGAGCGTCCTGCCCACCAGGAACAAGCTCCGCTTCGCCTTCTGGGGGGCCGAGGAGCTGGGTCTGCTCGGCTCCCGGCACTACGTGGCCGATCTCTCCGCCGAGGAGAGGGCGAAGATCAAGCTGTACCTGAACTTCGACATGATCGCCTCGCCGAACCACGTGTTCGGGATCTACGACGGCGACAACTCGGACGCGACCGGCGCTCCGGCGGGCCCCGCGGGCTCCGACAAGATCGAGAAGCTATTCGAGTCGTACTTCACGGCGATCGGCCAGCCGTACACCGGCACCGACTTCACCGGGCGCTCGGACTACGGCCCCTTCATCGGGGTCGGCATCCCCTCGGGAGGCCTGTTCACCGGCGCCGAGGGCATCAAGACCGCCGAGGAGGCCGCCAAGTTCGGCGGCGAGGCCGGGGTCGCCTACGACAAGTGCTACCACCAGGCGTGCGACACCCTCGCCAACGTCAACGACAAGGCCCTCGCGGTGAACACCGGCGCGATCGCGACGGCGGCGTTCGTCTACGCCTACAGCCGCACCCTGCCCGGCGGCGCCGCCCCCGTCTCCACCCAGCCGGGGACCGGTGGCGGCGGGCACGAC